Part of the Oncorhynchus masou masou isolate Uvic2021 chromosome 24, UVic_Omas_1.1, whole genome shotgun sequence genome is shown below.
aatgaatcgtgaataatgatgagtgataaAGAGGCATAACTATCATACCCCATTTAACTTTCTTTCATTATTCATGATTAATTCAGGACTATCTGAAATCATTATATTACATAAAACACCATGAATGTTATTGTCATCTTATGTTGCCCATGTGGTATTTTGTATGTTGGGAAAATCTCTAGGCACCTTAAGCAACGAATGTGAGCAAGAGCACCATAAGGTGTAATGGTGAAAATGACCATTTTGCCTGCCACTAACAAATCTTCACAATTTGAGGGTATTGAAAAAGTTTAAACCTTCATCCAGAGGTAAAAAGCTGTGCCAAAGGAAACTCTTTTGGATTCATATGCTTGGCAATTTACATCCATCAAGGCTTAATGATAATAATTTTGACATGAGTGTCATGCTTTAATATGTTTCCCCCTAACCCCCCCGCATTATGTGGTTCCTGTCATTTATGATGGTTCTTAAACCTGACACCCTCTTACAGGTTCCCATAGACCCCCCCCTTctgtatttttatttcatttgagGCTTTTCCTCGTCTTAACTCCCATTTACTTTTTTAAAGCATTTATGAATTATGAAAAGACTACATAAAAAATGTTAAGATgtaaaaagtatatatattttttaaaaatgaCTGTCTCAAGTCACACATTTTCTGAGATAAATGATTACTGACGTGCCTCCTGGCGTTTGTGTTGTACACAAGTGTTACTCATCATGTCTGATTGCATTGACGCACAATACCTGTATGTGGCCTTTGTCATCGTGTGTTTTATATGCTCTGATGGTCTGACACCTAAATAAATGAAAAATTATGCATTGATCGGGTGAGTGCGGAGTGTCCTTTTAACTTCAATAGGAGAACCTCAAAAGTTACTATTTTGACCTCATTTACTGGAGCTTAATTTAAGCGGGATGTGTTCTAAGGAAGATGAGGAACCAATTACAGAGAAAGACAGTTGGTGaacatcagaggaggctggtgggaggagctataggaggatgggctcattgtaaagaCTGGAACACATTTAACTATATCAAACATCAAATATATGGAAACCACATTTGACTCAATTCCCTCTATtcaattccagccattacaatgagccagtcatactatagctcctcccaccagcctcttctGGTGAACATATCCATAATGACACCCAACATATGGAATTAATTCTTCTACTGTGACTGAGGAGATGACTCACTGTTAGTCATGGTATATTTCCCGCTTGAGTACAACCCATCAGATACCTCATCTCATTAACAGCCTGatgagatagaggaggagagcctGTGTCAAGCGGATACTGTCAGCCGACAACAAATGTGTCGGCACACACACTTGTGAAAGTGTGTAGCAAGAACACATCATGCAGGTGGTAGAGCAAGTCAGCTGAAACTGGGGCAGATAGgaagaggtggtgtgtgtgtgtgtgactatgtttACGCTCATAAAGCAGTGTTCATTTTGAGAATTTGAACGTTCACCTTTAAAGCCCACACACCGGTTTTATCTAGCCTTGTTGAAAGCAGAAAGACagtgactcaaaccagagcaagGAATTAAATGTGCATGTGAGCTAGCGCAGAATCTCCAGAGGCCAACATGCCTTTCAGCTTTGCAATAGTCATAGCCTGTTAGCTGCTTCCCCATCAGAGCAGGCAATCCAGTGGATGCACTCCGGAGTCTCCCTTTACAAAAGTTTGTAGCACTCAACTACAGTGCCGTGAAACCAAAActtaatattagataaagggaaagTGAGTTTACAAAAGAAAAAATGGAACACTCAATTAACCtttgtgaaaaagtaattgccatctttagctgcaatgactgcaaccaaatgcttcctgttgTGGTTGATCAGACTCTCACATCGCTGTTGGGGAATTTTGGCTcactcttgcatgcagaactgctttaactccgcgacatttgtgggttttcaagcatgaactgcttgtttcaagtcctgccacaacatatCAATAGGGATTcgttctggactttgactaggcaaTTCCAAAACTTAAAATGTTGTTgctttttaaccattttcatgtagacttgattgtgtgttttgtatcattgtcttgctgcatgacccagctgcgcttcagctcacagacggatgacgctgggccatttGTGCGTCGCCTCATTGGTCTCCCAGTCGTGGCCGGCTGTAACACAGCCCGGTatcaaaccaggatctgtagtaacGCAGCTAGCATTGCGATGGAGTGCCTTAGACTGGCTGCCCCACTTAGGCAGCCCCAGAAAATAAATATTAAATCCagttcagaataaggctgtaacgtaacaaaatgtggaaaaagtgaaggagtctgaatactttccaaagccACTATGTGTTGGAATagtttggaacagatttccaaaactAAAATCACTAAACtgatttactgttgtttttacagtcttatgaacaacaatttaaattattatttatttttgttcataaaaaaataaaaaaaacttggGGAGCCAAATAAAATcaggccgccagttggggaaccctggtctAGGGGTCGTTTGTGGCCTGGGCTCTGGTGTTACCTGTAGATAGGCCTGCTGGCAGCGCTGCACAAGCTGATGGAAGGCGGGCGTGCGGAGGTGGGCATGGATGTGGGCGGGGTTGAGTCTCTGGAGTGCCTCCATGATGATCTCCTGAAGGACGAAGGGGCTGAGCACACCCTTAGCCGCACCCACACAGAACTGGTACACGTAGTTCACAcctggagaggatgagagaatggTGAGCATTTAcgcttgtctgctaaatgacttaaatgtaatgtaaatgtctgacaGTTAGCGAAAGTCTATGGCTAACGGATGCGCACACagacactacatgttaatgttttataatgtatgtaaattgtaaagtatttcGTCGCTAAGGTgcagaccccagtaagactagctgtcgcaATTTGGGTCgcctaatggggatcctaattattattatttattttttttaaacaaagatACATGTTATACTTTGAATTATGGCAGAATCATTTCAGTAGAATCCTCTCAACATACACAGAAAATTCAGTTCTCTGATATTGATGTTTGTGTGTCTTACTTAGCATTCAACTCTAGTCTTCGCCTTCTTCAACCACCAAAGGTTATGATGCGGGTGCATAAATACTTCAAATCAATATTTCCCTGTTTTCCCAAAACACCTTAATAGATGAAACTACTAGAATCCAAGATGCCCGCAGCATGCCCTCTTCATCCCTGCCCCTTTCTCACCTAGCCGTGCAGCCAGGCCCAGGAGCCACTTGACATCCTCCGTGTATGGGGGGCTGCGGGAGAAGTTATTGGGGTGGTCGTTGTGAGCCCTCCTTCCAAGCATCTCCAAAGCCAGCATGCCTATCAAAGAGCCAGGGTCAAATATCACAGTTAATGCCAATTACTTTGAATAGAAAGCATAACAATCGCAAATGACAGAACTGATATTCACAGTGCATATACCATCTAGTATTACATCTAGAGAATCTTATCATGGACACTTTAAAGCATAGGTATATTCCTCACCAACTCTGTAGGCTGAGTGCAGGTAGTGAAGACCCtgctggctgattggctggctaTGCTGCTCGTCTTCAGACGGGAAGGGGGCGCTGACCAATGAGACGGGCTGGGAAGACATACCAGGAAGAGATGACCCCTGAATGGCCTGGATTGTGGCGCCTGAATGGACGCCACCTACTGGATAGAAAGAGGAAAAAGTCGTGGCTCCTGAGAGTGCCATGGAGAGCCCATTATAAAACATCCATCAAGTAAATGTTTTCTTTTTTAAAAGTTGTTCCTGTTGAATGtgatccatcaactacatcagctaacatgctaagtagatTACTATTTGACGTTtatagacagacaacacatcataCACATGGACGTGTGCAAACACACACGCAGCAGTGGTCTCCGCTCACCTGCTACAGTGGTGCTCAGAGGCAGGCCGGTCTCAGTGTGGTACGGGTGGACGGCGATCTGGGTCATGGACGGCACGGGAATACCAGGGAAGGTGACCGCAGTTGCTGCCATGGGCGGATGGGGGCCGGTGGCCACTGAGAACGGGTACTGGGCACCGATAAAGGCCGGGTGCATTCCCTGGgagggcacacatacacacttaaaATTAGTTAGATGCTATTCTCTGTTGCGGGCCACTGTCTTACGTCAGATAGTGCATAAGAATATCGCACTGAGGGACGAGTGACATGTAGGAGTGACGGAAGACAATGGCCGTGGGCTTAATACAATAAGAGATGAGTCATTTATCATTCATATAGTGAAACAAAGGTTGTCAGATTTCCCCACTGAGCCCTTGGCATGATGTGCTTGCGTCTCCATTTACTTTTTTCAGCCTATAGTTACGGAGTGGCTGTCAGTCAATACTAATAAATTCTCCCATCATTTCCGCTCAAATTTCCTGACATGCACAAGAGAGAATGTAGCGTAAGTAGAAAAGAAAAAAGATTTTCAAAGTCAAACACTGTAGGTACACCAGGTGCATACTGATCACTTCGCAGTGGTCCAATTGTCTAGTTGAGTCTCCTTGAATCTTAGTTTCAATATTGTACTCGTTCAGTTccctcccaactctctctcccttctccatatCAATTCAAACTTCACAAACTGAACAAAAggccattaaaataacaaaacTTGAGAAACAGttacaaaacaaaaatgaaaaaaaaataaatggaattcaAAACTGTGTGTTAGGGAACCTGGAGATTCAAATGGATCTTGCGAGTCAAAGACGTGGTGGGGCAGTCTCTGCCATCAGCTATTCTCTGTTATATTCTAGGGGAGGTGTGTTCAACTCTTACCCTTCGAGGTCAGGAGCCTGCTGgctttctgttctacctgataaagAATTGCACATACCtgtttcccaggtctaaatcagtccctaatTAGAGGGGAACAAAAAGAGTTGAAAAAAGGTCCAGAATTGAGTTTGAGGGATCTAGGGACTGAGAGAATCCCAGCATGTAGTGTGAAGCAGAGGTTGGGGTCTATAGGGAGACTTAATATCCTCTAAGTATATGGAAGCTACTTACAGAAAGAAGAACTAGCAACACAGTATTTCACTGGAAGCCCAAGAAActcaatttgatttgaacatcttaTCAGttctccccaccatctctctcccagcTCTCGGTCTCCATCAGTCTTTCCCTTTCTATCCTCCCTCCCATGATGCCTCCAGACAGTCCTCTTACCTGTGGGTACGCACCCCCTGACAAGGGGAACACAGTGGGCCGGGGGACGTGCTGCAGCGGGTGCCCCAGGTACTGGGGGGTGCAGACAGTGGGCAGGTGGGCCTGGATGGTAGTGTAGGGATGCAGGCCCTGGGAGTGGGGGTGGGCCATGGCAGAGCCAGGAAGGGCGTGTGATTGGTAGATGGTGGAGCCCACAGAGATGACGGGCACCACAGCCGCTGCTGTCACAGAGGCAGTCACTGTGGCAACACCAGAGGACTCCATGTTGCCACTGTTGTCCGTCACACCGTGACCAGTCTCCGGGGGCCTTCTCCCAGCTCCACCGTTGGCCCTGCAGCGTCCCGGGCCCTCGCGCTGGGCCCCTGAGCCCCCTCCTACTGTCTGCTCATAGAGCCAGTACCACTGGTGGGCCACCTCAAACAGAACCTCAGGGTACACACCGCCCCCCTTTGCTGCCTCCTCTACAGCCATACAGGCTTTCTCTAGCATCACATTGTcctgcagggagagaggagggggcggtgggggggggtgacgagagagggagaagaaattATGAgattaagaagaaaaaaaagtgaaTTTTCAGGACAAAATGGATAAAAGGGTAAAAGAATAAAAAGATGCCCAGCCTACATGAGTAGTCCGATGTGTCTTCTGCAGAACTGAAGAGTACCGGACATGTACCTGTTCCTTGCACTGCACCAGGGCCCTCTGGATCTCATTGGGGTTGAGGGCGTGTGCATGGGGCAGGCAGCTCAGGGCCAGCTCGGCCGCAGCGCGAACCATGTTGGGGTCCCGTGCCCGTGATGCCCTGTCTGCCAGTGATGCCACCTCGGGAGGGGTGAGGTGCCCGTCCCAGCATTCCACCAGGATGTTGAGGGCAGCACTGCCAATCTCCATGGCCTGgcctggagggggagaggaggagacactcATGTAAAGTGTGGTGAACCAGACCAAGCTTATAGCTAGCTACCCGTGTCTCATGgactattaaaaaaaaaaatcacttctGGGATGAACTAGattaatttatttttataaacCTCACCTGTGATCCAGGAGACGTGGGAGGAGTAGGTCCTGGATAGCCAGTTGGGCGAGACAAAGTTGTGCAGGCCCAGGGCGTACAGGCCAATCTCGAAGGCACAGAGGTGCAAGTTACGGTGGGGACCCTGGTGGCCCCCGCTGGCTGAGGGCTGGGTGAAGATGGAGGTGGAGCTGTTGCCCCCGGCCTTGATCAGCACCGTCTTGGCCAGCTCAAAGTAGAAGTGAGCCGCCGCCTCCGATGGCTGGTTGGGCACATGGGGTGCATGGCACTCGGGACGACGCCCTTTATACCTAAGAGGGTGGCGGAAGGAGGAAATTCAGGGTATTAGCATATTTTTGTCAATACCTTAGTTGTGTTCTCCAATAATTAAAAAGCATCAACACTTGTATAGAATATGTAGGAGTCACTCACCTGCTGGTGTCTGTGCTCTTTGCCCTAGCTCCCCCTCCGGCCCTGCGAGAGCCACTGGATGAGGAGGAGCCCAGCGAATCAGAGGAAGAGCTGCTGATGCTGTCACTGTCCTGGCCCCTCCCCCAGGAGGCCGCAGCCCAGCCCCCTCTGAGTGGACGTCGGCTGAGGGTGGGGGAGCTGTCTGAGGTGGTCTCAGGAGCACTGCTGTCGATACTCGCCATGCCTGGGACAAcaatatcacaaccattaaacctAAAACGTCTAGTCAGCCACATGTCAATACTACCTCTAGAAGTCATTCCAGTCATATGacatggccctggtcaaatgcaGTGCACACTATACAGTAGTATAGGCTGTTATTAGAGACACAGCCTGTGTCTTAATCTGAGGTTGAGGGTCATGGTTAGTTGGTTACCTGTGTGTTTCTTCTTCTGGCGGACAGGAGAGCCCCAGCAGCGCCCGCTGTATGCCCCCCGTCCTCCCAGCGCCAAGCGACTAGGCACAGTGCCCTCGGGCTTGAATGGGACCGCATCACTCGGCTGGTCACATGACGCAGGCTGGGCGCCATCTGCTGAGACAATAAGTTAAGTATTGAATATGTTTTACATGCGTACAGTAGCAACAGTGAGGGTTGGATTCAAAGTATTCCTTCCATTTTCAACAAATCTGTTTTGTATAGGTAGGGTAACAACATTTTCAGGGCAGGACAGGTACAGTACGACATaacctccctgtctgtgtctcaccTTGTTCTCTGGCCTCACTGACGCCCTCTCCGGGTGTGGCGTTGTTCTGCACACCGCTGCCCGCCAGTTGTCCTGCTGCCCCACCAGCAGCCACCGGTTGCACAGAGGAAGACCCAGCTGCAGCCGTGGCGTTTGGAGCGTGTTTGGACACCCCTCCGGTGGCACCTCCGTGTCCGTGAGCATTGTGTGCAGCGTGCTTGGACGGGCTCCTCTGGCTGCTGGCAGCTGGCTTGCTGGAGTAGAAGGAACTCAGGGTTTGGGGCTTGTGGGTCTGGCTCTCTCTGTCCAGCAGCTTGTCCAGGATCTAAGAGGTCACAGAGCGAGAGTCATCACAATCATTATTTGGTAAGTAGTTCATTCTACTAGCTACAGTGTGGAAACCAAGGGCTACCTTTTTCAGCTTGCTCTGGTCATCCTTGTATGTGATCATAAGAGCCAGAGCCaagtctcctttctctctcctggtCCCCTCACACAGCAGAGGGTGCTCTGCCTCGCTCACTGTGGTCTTCATACCTACAGCCGGAAAAAGGGAGGTAGAAATATGTACAGACGGCAGCAAACGAGTTCAGTTTCAAAGCCAAACTGGTACCTGGACGTTTTCCTATTTAAGTATCACTAACCTCAACACTGAGCCATTGAATGTAGTGCCTACCACTTCCTGAAGGTGTAAATGCAAAAACTTTGTGGTCGATCTTACCCAGTGCTGCGACAGCAGCCTCAAAGCCCAGCTCCTCGTCTCCAGGCATCTCGTTGTTCCGGTTACGGCTGGGAGGACGGGAACCTGTGGGGGAGACAACTGTACAAACAAAATAAAGGAGGGGGGATGGGTGAAATATAAATTACTGGAAGTCTCACTAGCGTGATGACGGCATGACATGTAATTCTGATCAATTAGCAAGTAAAAGTTCTACATCTGTGTGCATATATACTGTTTGTTGTTTGTATTGTGTGAGTTCAAACAGAGAACATTTGACATGTATAGCGAGAGTCACCTGGGGTACACAGCACATCAAATATGAAGCTGGCCAGCATGAGGGGCAGGACAGGCCTGTAGTCACAGAAGTTCCCGTCTCGGAGCTGCTCGGCCCTGTCCCGTATGGACGTCATCTCCACCAGGCCCAGAGGGATCTTCTTCAGCAGAGCCACCACCTCTGACTCCTGGTAGGCCAGCTTGACCTCCAGGGCCTTGGTGGAGGCTGGGGGCCTCTGCAGCTCCAGAGAGAACATACCCGTGCTAAAGGCTAGGTTGTGGAGCTCCAGCCTCTCGCTCAGCACCGTCAGCAGGAAGGAGGTCTTGACCAGGGTGTTGGTGGCCACCTGGGTCTGCCTGCTGGTGGACACCTTGCTCTTTTTACCCTTTGTCTGGGGCTGCTCCACCTTCAGGTCTGGAGGGTTGGCCAGCAGGTCTCCAGCCAGCTCCACTGCCAGTCTGCAGGCCTCGTTGCTGTAGCCATGGGCGTGGAGGGCCTCTGCACATGCAAACAGCACCTCCATCTGGCCCTCCTGCTCCAGCGGTTTGATCCCAGCAAAGATGTCTGGTTCCTCCTCATGGTTGTTCTCTGgcactctctctgccccctcctcagAGGCTGCATTTAGGTAGTAGGCCCGGTAGTCATCCTCTCCAACAGGGTCTCCCCCTGCCCTTGGGCTCTGATTGGGCAGGGCTACGGCTCCAGCGCCAGTTTCTCGGCGCCCACCACGCGGTGGCTTGGCGGCAGCAGCAGTCACGGTAACAACAGCGACCGAGGTGGAGAGCCGAACGTCTCCAGCGGGGGCCACCTCCTTATTTCCATTCACCTCCATCTCTGCCTCCACTTCCACCTCCTTCTCCAAGACAACAGCCGCTTCCACGACGACAGCGGCGTTCTCCTTGAGGGGGAAGGCGGGCTGGGACTCAGTGGCAGGCAGGGTGGCAGCAAGAGTGACACGTTTGACCTCAAAGGAGCGCTCCTTGGGCATGTTTCCGGCCCCTTTCCCTCCCCCACTGTATTTGTGTGGCTCTCTGAGTAGCGGGCTTGGTGAGGGTAGCATCTCGGGTGGCGGGGGTGTGAAGTCAAAGGTGTTACTGGCCTCGGCGCCCAGCGCCAGACTGGAGCCATCATCCAGGCTCAGCTCGGCCATATCAGGCTCCAGGGAGCTGTCCTCACTGCTGGTGCGCCGCTTGGCCGCTTGGTGTTTTCCCCCTACCCCTCCTGATCCCCCAGAGGACGACTTCCCCCCCTGGGCCAGCTTAGCCTTGCCCCCAATGGACGAGGAGGAACCTGCGCCTTTGTACATCCCCTTACTACTGCCCTCCtctagagaaagacagacactgCCCCCTAGCCGCACTAGGACCCCTCCTCCGCTCCCGGCCGACAACCCCTTCCTCTTGCTCACAATGGTCTCTTTGGGCCTGACAGCCACTTCTTGTTGGGGAGTTCTGCCCTTGTagtctcccccacctccctcagagCTGCCagatctcccccctcctcctccaagtTCAGAGGTGTCTCCAGCCAGGCCAGCCTTGGCCCCTCTCTGCTGCTGCACTGCCCTGGCCCAGCAGAAGGAGGCGCTCTTCTTGTCAGCACTGCAGTAGGTGATGCCTGGCAGTGGGTAGGCCACCTCCCAGTTGAAGTAGCAGGACTCCACGGCTGGCTTGAAGCCCTGGAACAGTTTGTCCAGGGACTTGCGATGTTGCCCTCGCTTCACAATCTCAATCACTTTCAGATGCCACTGCTTGAGCTGGGAGGCCAGCTCCAAACGCCTATAGGATGGTGCAAAAATAAACATTGTTATAGTCAGTCCAGGAAACAAGAGCCACAGAGCAGAGACTATAGTAACAAGCAAgcacacaaaggcacacacaaGTTGTATAATTGCCAATGTATTGCCACACAATGGGTATCATTCAGAAAATCATCAATGTAACTGGAAGAAGTGCACAGACACAAAAAGGCTTTCTGCAGAGAAATCTGACAGTCATTCCACATTTTTCTTTGTCAGTGTGTAGTGCGAGAGCACATAACACTTTGAAAGCCAAGCAGCAAATTGGCTCTGTGCCTTGAGAATCGGACATGACACAGTGAATCAAGAAGATGCCCTCATTTATAAAACACTCAATGTCCCAAACACTGACTACTCAAATCAGATTAAATTCACAGAGCCTCAAAAGGAGTGACAATCAACCCTACACAGACAGATTCAGGCCTGGGAACGCTTGTGAAAGTGAGAGGTGAAATGAAGgtaagagacaggaggagggctgTGCCCCAAGGCTAACCGTTAAACAGGCAGAAAGGGAAGTGACCTCACCTCTGAGGGCTCATGGTAGGGTCTAGCACAGCCAGCCTCcacagaaccaccatgtcatcaCACATGCTGGCGCAGGCGTGGGCTGCCACCTCCGACTGCCCGTTACTGCGCCCCGTGTGCCCGCTGGCACTGCTGTGGGACGCCGACGTACGCACGCTGTACCACCAGCCAATAATCTGAGGAGAAAGGCGAGAACAGTCACTGCTGTCCTATCATGTCCTAAATTTATATTGAGTAACAGACATACAACAAAATGTACAATGTGGACCCAGAGGATATAATTTCAAATTACTAAGCTCGTTTCCAAAGTGGTCCTCGATggtaaaaacaataacacataTAATGACTAAAAGGCAAGACCAAATAATAAACAACCATAAATACATTAATTTATTGACATCCTAAAAAGTGGCACTCTTCACTGCACTTCCCCCTAACCTTAAAAATCAACCATTAAAATCAATCTATCATACCGATCCTTCAAATAAATTCACCTGACCAACAGTAGAGGGCACAAGGGGCAGTGGAGTGGTTTCTCTTTGGACAACCTTGCCCAAATTAAAACCTTTGCCTGCTTTTTAAAGCTATTTGTATTTGCTTGATCTCCAAGGGAAGGCTATGCCATAGACAAATACCTATATAGAAAAACCTGCTCACCACAGTACTGTTTACTCATGGGATTTTACGAGACATAACACTAGCTCTGGTATTGTACCTGTGTTGGTTATAGACCATATCAATGTGGTTTTTCATATAACCTGGGGCACGACCATTTAAGCAACAAGCCCACCACCAGGAACTCCTGTATCCCTATGTGGGTCCTAGTgggggacattcagcatatacatGCTAACATTATTTTGCATTCTCCTGCATTCTTTTTTTCAGCTTTTCTGATAGCCCACTATAACAAGCAGAGCAGGCGTAATCAACATGACACTGACTCAAGGTTGAGACGAGCAGTTTCTTAACTTTGATGTTAAAACATCTAGTGTTACGTTAAACATTTCTTTGCCTTTTTGCAGCAGCAGCAATCAGGCCTCCAGAAAGGGATTGATCTAGGGACACACCAAGATAAGTTACTTGTTTTAGATTCAATCTCCTTGCCTGCACAGTTTACCTTTATCTTGTCAGCCTTAAGCGATCTACGTTTTGTTCCAAACAAAATCGATTCAGTTTTTCCCAAATGTAGCGACAATTTGCCGTCAGTCAACCAATCTCTAACAAAATGCAACTTCTTACTCAGTGTCTCCTCTATGTAAACTACAAgcttttcgctacactcacaataacagctgttaaccatgtgtatgtgacaattaaaatgtaatttttatTATA
Proteins encoded:
- the LOC135512341 gene encoding zinc finger SWIM domain-containing protein 8-like isoform X5, producing MELMFAEWEDGERFSFEDSDRFEEDSLCSFISEAESLCQNWRGWRKQSGGPNSPTVKIKDGQVIPLVELSAKQVAFHIPFEVVEKVYPPVPEQLQLRIAYWSFPENEEDIRLYSCLANGSPDEFQRGEQLYRMRAVKDPLQIGFHLSATVVSPQTGQSKGAYNVAVMFDRCRITSCSCTCGAGAKWCAHVVALCLFRIHNASAVCLRAPVSESLSRLQRDQLQKFAQYLISELPQQILPTAQRLLDELLSSQSTAINTVCGAPDPTAGPSASDQSTWYLDESTLSDNIKKTLHKFCGPSPVVFSDVNSMYLSSTEPPAAAEWACLLRPLRGREPEGIWNLLSIVREMFKRRDSNAAPLLEILTEQCLTYEQIIGWWYSVRTSASHSSASGHTGRSNGQSEVAAHACASMCDDMVVLWRLAVLDPTMSPQRRLELASQLKQWHLKVIEIVKRGQHRKSLDKLFQGFKPAVESCYFNWEVAYPLPGITYCSADKKSASFCWARAVQQQRGAKAGLAGDTSELGGGGGRSGSSEGGGGDYKGRTPQQEVAVRPKETIVSKRKGLSAGSGGGVLVRLGGSVCLSLEEGSSKGMYKGAGSSSSIGGKAKLAQGGKSSSGGSGGVGGKHQAAKRRTSSEDSSLEPDMAELSLDDGSSLALGAEASNTFDFTPPPPEMLPSPSPLLREPHKYSGGGKGAGNMPKERSFEVKRVTLAATLPATESQPAFPLKENAAVVVEAAVVLEKEVEVEAEMEVNGNKEVAPAGDVRLSTSVAVVTVTAAAAKPPRGGRRETGAGAVALPNQSPRAGGDPVGEDDYRAYYLNAASEEGAERVPENNHEEEPDIFAGIKPLEQEGQMEVLFACAEALHAHGYSNEACRLAVELAGDLLANPPDLKVEQPQTKGKKSKVSTSRQTQVATNTLVKTSFLLTVLSERLELHNLAFSTGMFSLELQRPPASTKALEVKLAYQESEVVALLKKIPLGLVEMTSIRDRAEQLRDGNFCDYRPVLPLMLASFIFDVLCTPVVSPTGSRPPSRNRNNEMPGDEELGFEAAVAALGMKTTVSEAEHPLLCEGTRREKGDLALALMITYKDDQSKLKKILDKLLDRESQTHKPQTLSSFYSSKPAASSQRSPSKHAAHNAHGHGGATGGVSKHAPNATAAAGSSSVQPVAAGGAAGQLAGSGVQNNATPGEGVSEAREQADGAQPASCDQPSDAVPFKPEGTVPSRLALGGRGAYSGRCWGSPVRQKKKHTGMASIDSSAPETTSDSSPTLSRRPLRGGWAAASWGRGQDSDSISSSSSDSLGSSSSSGSRRAGGGARAKSTDTSRYKGRRPECHAPHVPNQPSEAAAHFYFELAKTVLIKAGGNSSTSIFTQPSASGGHQGPHRNLHLCAFEIGLYALGLHNFVSPNWLSRTYSSHVSWITGQAMEIGSAALNILVECWDGHLTPPEVASLADRASRARDPNMVRAAAELALSCLPHAHALNPNEIQRALVQCKEQDNVMLEKACMAVEEAAKGGGVYPEVLFEVAHQWYWLYEQTVGGGSGAQREGPGRCRANGGAGRRPPETGHGVTDNSGNMESSGVATVTASVTAAAVVPVISVGSTIYQSHALPGSAMAHPHSQGLHPYTTIQAHLPTVCTPQYLGHPLQHVPRPTVFPLSGGAYPQCVCVPSQGMHPAFIGAQYPFSVATGPHPPMAATAVTFPGIPVPSMTQIAVHPYHTETGLPLSTTVAGATTFSSFYPVGGVHSGATIQAIQGSSLPGMSSQPVSLVSAPFPSEDEQHSQPISQQGLHYLHSAYRVGMLALEMLGRRAHNDHPNNFSRSPPYTEDVKWLLGLAARLGVNYVYQFCVGAAKGVLSPFVLQEIIMEALQRLNPAHIHAHLRTPAFHQLVQRCQQAYLQVAREGGGGEEGAGGPRLVSPRRLLLTLRLSETDTTNRRDRHTDSTRGRLHGKKRANTVVLVPLDIPVDGHASDQHSRLLDPSFWFSCLTNLVR